Part of the Cryptosporangium minutisporangium genome, CGTGCACGCGAACGTCCACGACGGTGCGATCGACGAGGCGGAGCGCTGGCTGGCGCGGATGCCCGGACCGGACAACGCCGACCTGGGGACGACGCTGCTGTTCGATGCCGCGGTGCGGGCCGAGGTCTGGATCGCCCGGGGCGACGTCGACGCCGGGCTCGCGCTGTGGCGCCGGACGGCCGCCCAGCTGCGGGACGCCGACGAGCGGTCGCTGCCCGGCCTGCGTTCGTGGGCGACCGAGGTGCAGGCCGCGGCGGTGATCGCGCACGCGTTCGCCGGGCGGCTCGCCGACGTCCCGGAGTTCATCGCGGGCCTACCCGACCTGTTGGCCCAGACGGTGGCGCTGGTCGCCGAGTCGGAGTCGATGGTCGGCTTCCCGACCTGTGGCGCTCTGGTGCTGGCGCGGGCGCTGGTCGAGCTCAGCGACGGCCGGGCCGCCTCCGGCGCCCGGATGGTGGCGCTCGCCGATCGGCTGGGCGTCACCGGCGGTTTCCAGTCGCCGCACTCGGTGGCCAGGGCTCGCGCGCTCGCGGAGAGCGCCGACGGGCCGGCGTACGTCGACGCGGTGTCGGCCTACGCCGGCCTCGACCGGGAGTCCCTGCTGGTCGCCGCGTCGGACGCGGCGCGGATCCGCTCGGCGGTCAGCGAGCGGGAGCCCGGCGGAACGCCGCCCGTGCCCACAGGTAGCCGACCAGTGTGAACCCGACGCACCAGGCGACCGCGATCGGGCCGTCGCTGCCCACCTCGGTACCGAGCAGCAGAGCGCGAAGCGTGTCGATCATCGGGGTGAACGGCTGATTCTCGGCGAACCACCGCACCGCGCCCGACATCGACTCGGTCGGGACGAACGCGCTGCTCAGGAACGGCAACAGCTGGACCGCCAGGAGGAATCCGGTGGTGCCCTCCACGTTGGGGGCGGCCAGCCCGACGGCCACCGCGAGCCAGCTGAGCGCGAACGTCATCAGCACCAGGAGTCCGGCGATCGCGAGCCACTCGAGCAGACCGGCGTCCGGCCGGAATCCGAGTAGCCCCGCCACGACCAGCGCCAGCACCAGGCTCACCACCGTCCGGAGAAGGGCGGCGAGAACGTGGCCGGTCAGCACCGCGGACCGGGCGATCGCCATCGTCCGGAACCGCTGGATGATGCCCTCGGTCATGTCCCGGTTCACCGCCTGCGCGGTGGACGAGGAGCCGTAGCCGATCGTCATGATCAGGACGCCCGGCGCGAGGTAGTCGATGTAGTCGCCGCCCGGCACCGTCTCGCCGAGCGCCCCGAAAACGCCGACGAACAGCAGCAGGAGCATGACCGGGATGACGGTCGAGACCAGCACCACGGCCGGGTACCGCTGGAGGTGCCGGGTGTTGCGGCGCAGCATCGTCACCGAGTCGCGCACCGTCAGCGAGAGGGTAGTCATCGGGCGATCGGCTCCTTCGTCGTGGTCGCCTCGGGGTCGGTGGCGGTCTCGGTCGCCGCCTGGCCGGTCAGCGCGAAGAACACGTCGTCGAGGTCGGGGGTGCGGACGGACAGCTCGGCGATCTCGACGCCGGCCCGGTCGAGGCGGTCGAGCAGCCCGCGCAGCGCCGGGACCGTGTCGTCCGCAGGGATCCGCAGCGTCGGTGTCTCGTCGCCGGGGGTGGGGGCCTGCCCCAGCGCTGCGGCGGCCGCGTCCCGTGCGGTGACGTCCGCGAAGACCAGCCGGACGTGGCCGCCCGGAACCTGACGCTTGAGCTCGTCCGGCGTACCGATCGCGACGAACCGGCCCTGGTCGAGCACGGCGATCCGGTCCGCGAGCTCGTCCGCCTCGTCCAGGTACTGGGTGGTGAGGAAGATCGTCACGCCGTCGGCGACCAGCTCGCGGACGATGCCCCACATCGTCTGCCTGCTCCGCGGGTCGAGCCCGGTCGTCGGCTCGTCCAGGAAGACGACGCGCGGCTTCCCGACCAGCGTCATCGCCAGGTCGAGGCGGCGCCGCATCCCGCCCGAGTAGGTCGAGACCGGCTTGCCTGCGGCGTCGACCAGGTCGAACTGCTCCAGCAGCCCGGCGACGCGCCGCCGCTTCTCGGCCCGCCCGAGGTGGTTGAGGTCGGCCATCAGCGCCAGGTTCTCCGTGCCGGTGAGCAGTCCGTCCACCGCCGAGAACTGGCCGGTCACGCCGATCGCGGCGCGCACCGCGTCCGGATCGCCGACCGGGTCGTGCCCGGCGACGCGCAGAGTTCCGGCATCGGGCGGGAGCAGCGTGGTCAGCGTGTGCACCATCGTGGTCTTCCCGGCCCCGTTCGGGCCGAGGAGCGCGAACGTCGTCCCCTCGGCCACCTCCAAGTCGATGCCGTCGAGCACCACGTGGTCCCCGAACGACTTGCGTAGCCCGGCGACGACGATCGCCGGCCGGGAGTGGGCGCCAGTCATGTCTCTCCTTCACGGCCGTGGCACGCTCGGCCACGACGGGATCGAGCGTGCGGGAGCCCGGTTCCGTGACGGTTCCGCGACGGTTCCGCGAAGTTCTGCGAGGTTCTGCGCTCGCCGATCGCCGCGGTGCCCGGCGCGGGCCCGACAATGTCCCGGGCGGCCGCGGGGACGGCCGTTCGGGAACGACGGAGGGGTGCACCGGGGATGTCTGGAGACGTCGGGGAGCGCGGGGTGCAGGACGTACCTGCGGCGGCGGCGGTGCCGTCGGAGGCCGACGGCCAGGACCTGATCCCGTTCCGGCAGGCGGTCCGCACCTGGTTCCTGATCTCGTTGCAGACGTTCGGTGGCCCGGCCGGTCAGATCGCGGTGATGCAACGGCACCTGGTCGACGAGCGGCGCTGGATCGGTCAGCGCCGCTTCCTGCACGCGCTGAACTACTGCATGCTGCTGCCCGGCCCGGAGGCGCAGCAGCTGGCGATCTACGTGGGGTGGCTGCTCAACGGGTTGCGCGGCGGACTGGTCGCCGGGACGCTCTTCGTCCTGCCCGGCCTGCTGTCCCTGCTGGCGCTGTCCGCGATCTACGCCGGGTACGGCGACACGACGGTCGTCACCGCTGTGTTCGCCGGACTCGGCCCCGCGGTCGTCGCGATCGTCGCCCAGGCGGTCTGGCGGCTCAGCGCGCGTGCGCTGCACAGCGCGCCGCTGGTGGGGCTCGCCGTCGGGGCGTTCGTGGCACTGGCGGTGTTCGGCGTGCCGTTCCCGATCGTCATCCTGGTCGCGGCGGTGGCCGGCTGGGCGTTGCACCGGGTGCGTCCGGGTCTGGTGACGTCCGCGCAGGGGCACGGCGGTGCCGACGAGGGCCCGCCCCCGCTGATCGCCGACGACGCCCTGCACGCCGACCGGCCGTCCGGGCGCCGGAACGCGCTGATCCTCCTGGTCGGACTGACCGTGTGGGCACTACCGGTCGCCGTCGTCGCGGTGACGACCGGAACCGACAGTGTCTTCACCCAGCAGGGTCTGTTCTTCTCCGGGACCGCAGTCGTCACGTTCGGCGGCGCGTACGCGGTGCTGGCGTTCGTCGCGCAGCGCGCCGTCGAGCACTACGGGTGGCTCTCCGCCGGGGAGATGGTGCGGGGCCTGGCACTCGCCGAGACGACGCCCGGACCGCTGATCATGGTCGTGCAGTTCGTCGCGTTCCTCGGGGCGTTCCACCACGCGGGAAGCCTCGACCCGTGGGTGGCCGGGGTGATCGCCTCGTTGCTCACGACCTGGGTGACGTTCGTCCCGTGCTTCCTGTTCGTCCTGCTCGGTGCGCCCTACGTCGAGCGACTGCGCGGCAACCGGGCGCTCTCGGCCGCCCTGACCGGCATCACCGCGGCGGTCGTCGGGGTCATCGCGAACCTCGGGCTGTACTTCGCGGTGCACACGCTCTTCGCCGACAGCGAGACGGTCACCGCCGGTCCGCTGCACCTGGTCGTTCCGGACGTGTCGACGCTCCGGCCGGTGGCGCTGGGGATCGCGGTCGTCGCGGCGGTGCTGATCTTCCGGCTGAAGTGGTCGGTGCTCCGCGTCCTCGGGGTGTGCGCCGCACTCGGCCTCGCGGCCGGCCTGGTCGAGGCGGCGGTGAGCTGAGCGAGAGCGCCCGCGTCGCGATCTCCATGGCGCGGACGGGCGAACTGCGAAACTATGGCGTTACCTCACCGTCCGCACAGCCGATTCCTACGTAGGGAGAGGCTTCTCCATGACCGCACCGCGCTTAGGATCGGCTGGTGCGGAGCGCGGTGGTCGGCCTGTGACCGGAGTGCCGGGGGAGGCCAGTGCGACGGACTCGGAGGCCGGGTCCCGACGCGACGAGCCGGGCCGCCGCCGAGTATTGGCTCGCCGGGCACTGATCGCCGGGGTGGCGTTATGGGCCGTGGCCCTCACCGTGCTGGTGTTCGTCCGCGGCGGGAACGAGCCCCCACCGGCCGCGGCCCCGGCGCCGTCGCCCTCGCCGAGCGAGACCCTCACGACCGCGCAGGTGTACCAGACGCTGCTGCCCTCGATCGTGCTGATCCAGGCCAGCGGCGGCTCGTCCGACGTGGACCCGGACGCGCGCACCGCCGCCCGTACCGCGCTCGGCACCGGCGTCGTCGCCAACGCGAGCGGCGTGATCCTCACCGCGCTGCACGTCGTCGAGGGCGCGCGCAGCATCTCGGTGACGTTCGCCGACGGCTCCCGCTCGACGGCGTCGGTCGTCCAGTCCGATCCCGCCCTCGACATCGCGGTGCTCGCGCCGGACGGCCTGCCCGACGTGGTGGTGCCCGCGACACTCGGCGGTGGTGCCGCGGTCGGTGACGACGTCGTGGCGATCGGCAACCAGCTCGGGCTGGCGGACAGCACGACCAGCGGCGTCGTCTCCGGGCTCAACCGGACGGTCGCCCGCTCCGGCGCCGCCGCGCTGCGCGGGCTGATCCAGTTCGACGCGGCGGTCAACCCGGGAAGCTCCGGCGGGCCGCTGATCAACGCGCGGGGCGAGGTGATCGGCATCATCGTCGCGCTGGCGAACCCCACGGATGCCGGCACGTTCATCGGGGTGGGGTTCGCGGTGCCGATCGGCGCGGCGCTGGGCGCGAGCGAGGGCGACGGCCGGGCGCCGCCGCTGTGACCGCCCCGGACGGACCACCCGATTCCCGAGCACCGAGGACGGATCCATGACCCGAGAGTGGAACGGTAGCCGCGCGAGCACGCCGAACGGATCGTCGGCGGGGTCGGGTGGCCGCGGTGGTCCGGTCGAGCAGGTCCTCTACGAGGTCAAGAAGACGATCGTCGGCCAGGACACGCTGCTCGAACGGCTCCTCGTCGCGCTGATCGCCCGGGGGCACATCCTCGTCGAAGGCGTCCCCGGCCTGGCCAAGACGCTGGCCGTGAAGTCGCTCGCGGAGGCGATCGGCGGACAGTTCCACCGGGTGCAGTTCACGCCGGACCTGGTGCCGGCCGACATCCTCGGCACTCGCGTCTACCACCAGCCGACCGGGGAGTTCCAGGTCTCGCTCGGACCCGTGTTCACGAACCTGCTGCTCGCCGACGAGATCAACCGGGCGCCGGCCAAGGTGCAGAGCGCGCTGCTCGAGGTGATGCAGGAACAGCAGGTCACGATCGGCCGGGAAACCCACGCCGTGCCCGCGCCGTTCCTGGTCATGGCCACCCAGAACCCGATCGAGTCGGAGGGCACGTATCCGCTGCCGGAGGCCCAGGTCGACCGGTTCATGATGAAGGTCCTCGTCGGGTACCCGAGCGCGACCGAGGAGTTCGTGATCGTCGAACGGGCGATCGCGCCGGGCGCCGCCATCCAGCGGATCATCGACCCCGAGATCCTCGTGGCGATGCAGCAGGAGGCCGAACGGGTCTACGTCGATCCGGCGTTGATCGAGTACGCGGTGCAGTTCGCCGCCGCGACCCGGGAACCGGCCCGAGTGGGACAGGGCGACCTGGCCCGGTACGTACTGTTCGGCGCGAGCCCCCGTGCCTCGATCAGTCTGGTGCTCGGCGCCCGCGCGCTGGCGTTCCTGCGCGGCCGGGAGTACGTGGTACCTCAGGACCTCACCGACCTCGCGCTCGACGTGCTGCGGCACCGGCTCGTGCTCTCCTACGAGGCGCTCGCCGACGACGTCACGGCCGACGCGGTACTGACCGGCCTCCTCGGCGCGCTGAGGGTCCCTGAGCCGGCCGGCCGGGGCGGCTGAGCATGCCGTCCCGGTTGAGTGCGGGTGGGGCGCCCGACCGGTTACTCCGGCGCCTGGAGTGGAGGCTGCGCCGGCGTCTCGACGGGCGGCTCCAGGGTGCGTACCGGACGGTGTGGCGGGGCGCCGGCATCGACTTCACCGACCTCCGCCTCTACACCCCCGAGGACGACGTGCGGCACATCGACTGGAACGTCACCGCGCGGCTGGACGAGCCCTACGTCCGGCAGTACACCCAAGACCGGGAGCTGACCGCGTGGATGGTCGTCGACCGGTCGGCGTCGATGCGGTTCGGAAGAGGCGCCCAGGGGAAAGAGTCGGTCGCCACCGAGCTGACGGTCGGCCTGGCGCAGCTGCTCTCCCACGGCGGTAACCGGGTCGGCGCGATTCTTTACGACAACGGCGCGCACCAGGTGATCCCACCCCGGACCGGACGGGACCAGATCCTGCGCCTCGCCGCCGAGCTCACCCGGGCACGCCCGGCCACGAAACCGGGCAGCACCACGGACCTCGCCGCGATGCTGCAGCTGGCCTCTTCCATGACGTCGAAGCGGCGCAGCCTGGTGTTCGTGCTCTCGGACTTCATCGGCGAGCCGGGCTGGGACCGGGCGCTGACGCGGTTGTCCCACCGGCACGAGGTGGTCGTCCTCCGCGTCGTGGACCCGGCCGAGCTGGAGCTGCCCGACGTCGGGCTGATCCTGGTGCAGGACGCCGAGACCGGCGAGCAGGTGCTGGTCGACACCAGCGACCCGCTGCTGCAACGCCAGCTGAGCGCCGAGGTGCGGTCGCGGGAGGAAGCGGTCGAGGACGGGATGCGGCGGGCGGCGGTGACCGCCCATCGGATCACCACCGAACAGGACGCCGTCACCGCGCTGGTCGGGCTGGTCCAGGACTCCCGCCGGAGGCGCCGGTGACCGTCAGCTATCCGGCCGTGCTGGTGATCGCGGTGCTCGGCACCGGGGTAACCGTGGTGGCCTACGTCCGGCTGCAGCGACGCCGGACCGCGGCGCTCGCGGCGGCCGGTCTGGACGGTTCCGGCCCGGGCGGCTCGGGTCGGGGCGGCTCCGGCCGGCGCTCGTCCGGTGGCGGCGCGGTCCGGCGGCACCTGCCCTACGCGCTGCTGCTGGCCGCCCTGCCGCTGCTGCTCGTCGGCCTGGCCCGTCCGGAGGCGACGGTGACCGTGCCCCGGATCGCGGGCACGGTCGTCCTCGTCTTCGACGCGTCGAACAGCATGCAGGCCGACGACCTGGAGCCCACTCGGCACGCCGCCGAGCAGGAGGCGGCGACGTCGTTCGTGGAGGACCAGCCGGACTCGGTCGACATCGGCGTGGTCGTCTTCGGCGACCAGGCCCTGATGACGCAGGAGCCCACCGACGACCGCAACCTCGCGCTCGCCGCGATCAAACGGGTCGGCGGAACCGGTGGGACGTCGCTCGGCCAGGCGATCCTGGCGTCGCTGAGCACGATCACCGGCAAGCCGGTGAACGTGCCGGAGGGGAACACGGCGGCGCCCGCTCCCGACCTCGGCTACTGGCCGTCGGCGACGATCGTCCTGTTCTCCGACGGTGAGAACACCGGCGGCGCCGACGTGCAGGCGGCGGCCGACCTCGCGGCCACCGCCGGAGTGCGGATCCAGACCGTCGGGGTGGGGACGGCGCAGGGTGGAACCGTCGAGGTCGACGGCTACCAGCTCGCCACCGCCCTGGACGAACAGCAGCTGGAGAGCATCGCGAAGACCACCGGCGGCTCGTACCACCGCGCCGAGGACACGGACGGCCTCGCCGAGACCACCCGCTCGATCGACCTACGCCTGACCAGCAAGGAGGAACCGCTCGAACTCACCGCACCGGTCGCCGCCGCAGCCCTCGTGCTGCTGGTGGCCGGCGCGCTCCTGATGACCCGTTGGCACGGAAGGATCGTCTGATGTCGCTGCACTGGCCGTGGGCGCTCGGCGCGCTGCTGGCCGTGCCGCTGCTCCTGTTCGCCCGGTGGTGGCTCAACCGGCGTCGGCGGCGGACGGCGATCCAGGTCTCCAGCGTCGCGTTGATCCGGGCGGCGTTACCCCGGCGGCCGTCGTGGCGGCGCCGGGTTCCGGTACTGCTGTTCCTCGCCGGGCTGCTCGTCCTCGGCGCAGGGCTGACGCGTCCGCAGGCGTCGGTGACGGTGCCGACCGATCAGAGCACGATCCTGCTGGCGATCGACGTGTCCGGGTCGATGTGCACCACCGACATCGAGCCGAACCGGCTCGCGGTCGCCAGCGAGGCCGCCCGTAGCTTCATCGAGTCGCAGGACAACGGCGTCCGGATCGGTCTGGTCGCGTTCTCCGGGATCGCCGGTCTGCTGGTGGCGCCCACGACCGACCAGGAGGCACTGCTGGAGGCGATCGACTCGCTGACCACCGCCCGTGGCACCGCGATCGGGCAGGCGATCCTCACCGCGATCGACGCGATCGCCGAGATCAACCCGGACGTCGCCGCCAGCGGCGTCAACCTGGGCGACAGCGCCGCGAAGCCGAGCACCGACCCGAACGGCGGCACCGGCTCCGGGCCGCTCGGCGGCTACGAGCCGGACTCGATCGTCGTGCTGACCGACGGCTCGAACACCCAGGGCGTCGACCCGGTCACCGCGGCCGAGCAGGCCGCCGCGCGCCGGGTGCGGGTGTTCACGATCGGCTTCGGCAGCACCGAGCCCGCGCCGATGGTCTGCACTCCCGACCAGATCAGCGGCGACACCACCGGCGGCAACTGGGGCGGTGGTCCGCGCGGCGGCGGCCGGCGCGTGCAGCAGATCGACGAGGGGGCGCTGACCCAGGTCGCCGACCTGACCGGCGGCCGGTACTTCCAGGCGAAGGACGCCGATCAGCTGGCCGACGTCCTCTCCGACCTGCCCAGCGAGATCGGAATGCAGCGCCGGGACGTCGAGGTGACGGTGTGGTTCGTTCTCGTCGCCACGGTGCTGGTCGGCGCGGGCGTCGGCCTCTCCCTGTGGTGGAACCGTCCGCGCGCGCCGGCGCCCCGGAGCGTTGTGCGTTCCGGCAGGGCATAGGTCGCCGGAACGCACACCGCTCACGGGGTCAGTCCACCAGCGACAGGTAG contains:
- a CDS encoding DUF58 domain-containing protein; this translates as MPSRLSAGGAPDRLLRRLEWRLRRRLDGRLQGAYRTVWRGAGIDFTDLRLYTPEDDVRHIDWNVTARLDEPYVRQYTQDRELTAWMVVDRSASMRFGRGAQGKESVATELTVGLAQLLSHGGNRVGAILYDNGAHQVIPPRTGRDQILRLAAELTRARPATKPGSTTDLAAMLQLASSMTSKRRSLVFVLSDFIGEPGWDRALTRLSHRHEVVVLRVVDPAELELPDVGLILVQDAETGEQVLVDTSDPLLQRQLSAEVRSREEAVEDGMRRAAVTAHRITTEQDAVTALVGLVQDSRRRRR
- a CDS encoding vWA domain-containing protein; the encoded protein is MTVSYPAVLVIAVLGTGVTVVAYVRLQRRRTAALAAAGLDGSGPGGSGRGGSGRRSSGGGAVRRHLPYALLLAALPLLLVGLARPEATVTVPRIAGTVVLVFDASNSMQADDLEPTRHAAEQEAATSFVEDQPDSVDIGVVVFGDQALMTQEPTDDRNLALAAIKRVGGTGGTSLGQAILASLSTITGKPVNVPEGNTAAPAPDLGYWPSATIVLFSDGENTGGADVQAAADLAATAGVRIQTVGVGTAQGGTVEVDGYQLATALDEQQLESIAKTTGGSYHRAEDTDGLAETTRSIDLRLTSKEEPLELTAPVAAAALVLLVAGALLMTRWHGRIV
- a CDS encoding AAA family ATPase, encoding MTREWNGSRASTPNGSSAGSGGRGGPVEQVLYEVKKTIVGQDTLLERLLVALIARGHILVEGVPGLAKTLAVKSLAEAIGGQFHRVQFTPDLVPADILGTRVYHQPTGEFQVSLGPVFTNLLLADEINRAPAKVQSALLEVMQEQQVTIGRETHAVPAPFLVMATQNPIESEGTYPLPEAQVDRFMMKVLVGYPSATEEFVIVERAIAPGAAIQRIIDPEILVAMQQEAERVYVDPALIEYAVQFAAATREPARVGQGDLARYVLFGASPRASISLVLGARALAFLRGREYVVPQDLTDLALDVLRHRLVLSYEALADDVTADAVLTGLLGALRVPEPAGRGG
- a CDS encoding S1C family serine protease, with the protein product MTGVPGEASATDSEAGSRRDEPGRRRVLARRALIAGVALWAVALTVLVFVRGGNEPPPAAAPAPSPSPSETLTTAQVYQTLLPSIVLIQASGGSSDVDPDARTAARTALGTGVVANASGVILTALHVVEGARSISVTFADGSRSTASVVQSDPALDIAVLAPDGLPDVVVPATLGGGAAVGDDVVAIGNQLGLADSTTSGVVSGLNRTVARSGAAALRGLIQFDAAVNPGSSGGPLINARGEVIGIIVALANPTDAGTFIGVGFAVPIGAALGASEGDGRAPPL
- a CDS encoding ATP-binding cassette domain-containing protein, coding for MTGAHSRPAIVVAGLRKSFGDHVVLDGIDLEVAEGTTFALLGPNGAGKTTMVHTLTTLLPPDAGTLRVAGHDPVGDPDAVRAAIGVTGQFSAVDGLLTGTENLALMADLNHLGRAEKRRRVAGLLEQFDLVDAAGKPVSTYSGGMRRRLDLAMTLVGKPRVVFLDEPTTGLDPRSRQTMWGIVRELVADGVTIFLTTQYLDEADELADRIAVLDQGRFVAIGTPDELKRQVPGGHVRLVFADVTARDAAAAALGQAPTPGDETPTLRIPADDTVPALRGLLDRLDRAGVEIAELSVRTPDLDDVFFALTGQAATETATDPEATTTKEPIAR
- a CDS encoding ABC transporter permease; this translates as MTTLSLTVRDSVTMLRRNTRHLQRYPAVVLVSTVIPVMLLLLFVGVFGALGETVPGGDYIDYLAPGVLIMTIGYGSSSTAQAVNRDMTEGIIQRFRTMAIARSAVLTGHVLAALLRTVVSLVLALVVAGLLGFRPDAGLLEWLAIAGLLVLMTFALSWLAVAVGLAAPNVEGTTGFLLAVQLLPFLSSAFVPTESMSGAVRWFAENQPFTPMIDTLRALLLGTEVGSDGPIAVAWCVGFTLVGYLWARAAFRRAPAR
- the chrA gene encoding chromate efflux transporter encodes the protein MSGDVGERGVQDVPAAAAVPSEADGQDLIPFRQAVRTWFLISLQTFGGPAGQIAVMQRHLVDERRWIGQRRFLHALNYCMLLPGPEAQQLAIYVGWLLNGLRGGLVAGTLFVLPGLLSLLALSAIYAGYGDTTVVTAVFAGLGPAVVAIVAQAVWRLSARALHSAPLVGLAVGAFVALAVFGVPFPIVILVAAVAGWALHRVRPGLVTSAQGHGGADEGPPPLIADDALHADRPSGRRNALILLVGLTVWALPVAVVAVTTGTDSVFTQQGLFFSGTAVVTFGGAYAVLAFVAQRAVEHYGWLSAGEMVRGLALAETTPGPLIMVVQFVAFLGAFHHAGSLDPWVAGVIASLLTTWVTFVPCFLFVLLGAPYVERLRGNRALSAALTGITAAVVGVIANLGLYFAVHTLFADSETVTAGPLHLVVPDVSTLRPVALGIAVVAAVLIFRLKWSVLRVLGVCAALGLAAGLVEAAVS
- a CDS encoding VWA domain-containing protein, whose amino-acid sequence is MSLHWPWALGALLAVPLLLFARWWLNRRRRRTAIQVSSVALIRAALPRRPSWRRRVPVLLFLAGLLVLGAGLTRPQASVTVPTDQSTILLAIDVSGSMCTTDIEPNRLAVASEAARSFIESQDNGVRIGLVAFSGIAGLLVAPTTDQEALLEAIDSLTTARGTAIGQAILTAIDAIAEINPDVAASGVNLGDSAAKPSTDPNGGTGSGPLGGYEPDSIVVLTDGSNTQGVDPVTAAEQAAARRVRVFTIGFGSTEPAPMVCTPDQISGDTTGGNWGGGPRGGGRRVQQIDEGALTQVADLTGGRYFQAKDADQLADVLSDLPSEIGMQRRDVEVTVWFVLVATVLVGAGVGLSLWWNRPRAPAPRSVVRSGRA